The following proteins are encoded in a genomic region of Tenacibaculum sp. 190524A05c:
- a CDS encoding tRNA-(ms[2]io[6]A)-hydroxylase, whose product MLGLKFETETSWVDVASNGLEQLLTDHAFAEIKASGNATSIIINYSEETELVKDMSDIAIEEMEHFRMVHNVMIERGMVLGQATKNDYALNLQKFFPKVHDRKEALVHRLLVAALIEARSCERFKVFADNMKDEQLSKFYTDLMISEANHYTLFLGYARKYMDREIVDKKWNDLLAFEAEMMKNRGTLAKVHG is encoded by the coding sequence ATGTTAGGATTAAAATTTGAAACTGAAACTTCTTGGGTAGATGTTGCTAGTAACGGTTTAGAACAATTATTAACTGATCATGCTTTTGCAGAAATAAAGGCCTCTGGAAATGCAACTTCTATTATTATAAATTACTCCGAAGAAACTGAATTGGTTAAAGACATGAGTGATATTGCCATCGAGGAAATGGAACATTTTAGAATGGTACATAATGTAATGATCGAAAGAGGAATGGTTTTAGGTCAAGCAACAAAGAATGATTACGCTTTAAATCTTCAGAAGTTTTTCCCAAAAGTTCATGATAGAAAAGAAGCTCTTGTGCATCGTTTATTAGTTGCTGCTCTTATTGAAGCAAGAAGTTGTGAACGTTTTAAGGTTTTTGCTGACAATATGAAAGATGAGCAATTATCTAAATTTTATACTGACTTAATGATTTCAGAAGCAAATCATTACACATTATTTTTAGGATATGCTAGAAAGTATATGGATAGAGAAATAGTTGATAAAAAATGGAATGATTTATTAGCTTTTGAAGCTGAAATGATGAAAAACAGAGGTACTTTAGCTAAAGTACATGGATAA
- a CDS encoding DUF4268 domain-containing protein, protein MFSKEESARIRKEFWTSFGKSFPRKWLLYNTKIKGFSFKFQADRKKAFVCLDLEHPDEVANELLYDQLLALQQILETEYLPEVIFDDAHQLESGKYIRRIYVLHDTKFSIHNKNTWRDCYEFFVETMNQFELFYYEYEDFIKQAI, encoded by the coding sequence ATGTTTTCTAAAGAAGAATCAGCACGTATACGTAAAGAGTTTTGGACGAGTTTTGGAAAATCTTTTCCAAGAAAGTGGTTGTTGTACAATACTAAAATAAAAGGGTTTTCCTTTAAGTTTCAAGCTGATAGAAAAAAGGCTTTTGTTTGTTTAGATCTTGAGCATCCTGATGAAGTTGCTAATGAATTATTATACGATCAATTATTAGCTTTACAACAAATTCTTGAAACAGAATATTTACCAGAAGTTATCTTTGATGATGCCCACCAATTAGAAAGTGGAAAATATATTCGTCGTATTTACGTTTTACACGATACAAAGTTTAGTATTCATAATAAAAATACTTGGAGAGATTGTTACGAGTTCTTTGTAGAAACTATGAATCAATTCGAACTATTTTACTATGAATATGAAGACTTTATAAAACAAGCAATTTAA